One window of Lawsonibacter asaccharolyticus genomic DNA carries:
- a CDS encoding formatenitrite transporter: MWIILHTVIALVSGLNGFSKFFLIHNTIGRLTMVRVALYFAFPEYDPLFL; this comes from the coding sequence ATGTGGATCATCCTTCATACTGTCATAGCACTCGTATCCGGCTTGAATGGCTTCAGCAAGTTTTTTCTGATCCACAACACGATAGGGCGGCTTACTATGGTGCGTGTGGCCCTGTACTTCGCCTTTCCTGAATACGACCCATTGTTCCTCTAA
- a CDS encoding ATPase family protein, producing the protein MTDNETNLTLLNVNQIVSLLSRAYIKLIKNGTPLKSFPSVMLWGPPGIGKSQGVREIAGNIQAKTGKKVSITDVRLLLFNPVDLRGIPTTNADKTLSVWLKPQIFQMDESEDVINILFLDEITAAPQSVQAAAYQITLDRVIGEHKLPENCIVIAAGNRVTDKSVAYNMPRALANRLLHITVKGDPDSWHDWAVKSGIHRFVTSFLEYNPTALMRSDSPESTLAFPTPRSWEMVSNILTNISENMDAIQPLISGCIGASVTYNFAKWCTLFSNLPSIEDIFAGKKTAVEKSPEMQEALRAEMVAYAHQHPEKELINNSIVFACDLPWTFRTNLLHDYQLIPKLRPILAENAIYLDAVKAGMK; encoded by the coding sequence ATGACTGATAACGAAACCAATTTGACCTTACTGAATGTGAATCAGATTGTGAGCCTATTGTCCCGGGCCTATATCAAGCTCATCAAAAACGGTACCCCACTAAAATCTTTTCCCTCCGTGATGCTGTGGGGGCCTCCGGGTATCGGCAAATCCCAGGGTGTTCGTGAGATAGCGGGCAACATCCAGGCTAAGACCGGAAAAAAGGTTTCCATCACAGATGTACGCCTGTTGCTATTCAACCCGGTAGATCTCAGAGGCATCCCGACGACCAACGCGGATAAAACCCTATCGGTGTGGCTGAAGCCTCAGATTTTCCAGATGGATGAAAGTGAAGATGTGATCAACATCCTCTTCCTAGACGAGATCACCGCCGCACCGCAGTCGGTGCAGGCCGCTGCCTATCAGATCACGCTGGATCGCGTTATTGGTGAGCATAAGCTGCCGGAGAACTGTATCGTCATTGCCGCTGGCAACCGCGTTACCGATAAATCCGTTGCCTATAATATGCCACGCGCATTAGCCAACCGTCTCTTGCACATTACTGTGAAGGGCGATCCTGACTCCTGGCACGACTGGGCTGTCAAATCAGGCATTCACCGCTTTGTCACCAGTTTTCTGGAGTATAACCCAACCGCTCTCATGCGCTCCGATAGCCCTGAATCCACCTTGGCTTTTCCAACACCTCGTTCCTGGGAGATGGTCAGCAACATCCTTACCAATATCTCAGAAAACATGGACGCAATTCAGCCTTTGATATCCGGCTGTATCGGGGCAAGCGTAACTTACAATTTTGCGAAATGGTGCACTCTGTTTTCAAACCTGCCTTCAATCGAAGACATCTTCGCCGGAAAAAAGACTGCTGTTGAGAAGTCTCCGGAAATGCAGGAGGCCCTTAGGGCTGAGATGGTCGCCTATGCGCATCAGCATCCGGAAAAGGAGCTCATCAACAACTCTATAGTATTCGCTTGTGATCTTCCTTGGACTTTCCGCACCAACCTCCTCCATGATTATCAGCTCATCCCTAAGCTCCGCCCCATTCTTGCAGAAAACGCAATATACCTGGATGCGGTTAAGGCAGGCATGAAATGA
- a CDS encoding modification methylase EcoRI encodes MSNSGLNAAKAKKYDEFYTRRQDIEAELRFYRDEFAGKTVYCNCDDPWESEFVQYFCRNFRELGLRKLMATHYEPNKENHSYSISIDGDSDGDGEVTVADLVKTELVCNGDFRSRECIKLLDEADIVVTNPPFSLFREYMAQLIEHDKKFLIIGNKTACKAKEIFPYIKDEKVWLGRSIHSGGMWMRLPKGTIAESKNAREEDGFTIVNVAGVRWFTNLKSVQHQGGVSLEGNYYSPDQNPKYLNYDAIDVESVNKIPCDYEGEMGVPISIFDKLDTDQFELVGIMSNPETLPGIRVIGPEWVDLYRSQGGTGHITANMKSLVGIDANGNAVSYYERVIIRNKNPKPRRNI; translated from the coding sequence ATGTCTAACAGCGGATTGAATGCCGCAAAAGCAAAGAAATATGACGAGTTTTATACACGGCGACAAGACATTGAGGCCGAACTAAGGTTTTATCGAGATGAATTTGCAGGGAAAACCGTCTACTGCAATTGTGATGACCCTTGGGAGTCTGAGTTCGTTCAGTATTTCTGCCGCAATTTTCGTGAATTGGGGCTGAGAAAGCTCATGGCAACACATTATGAACCCAACAAGGAGAATCACTCTTATTCCATCTCTATCGATGGTGATTCTGATGGCGATGGCGAGGTTACGGTTGCTGATCTAGTGAAGACGGAACTTGTTTGCAACGGTGACTTCCGATCGAGAGAATGCATTAAGCTTTTGGACGAGGCAGACATTGTGGTAACAAATCCACCCTTTTCTCTTTTCAGGGAATATATGGCGCAGCTAATTGAACATGATAAGAAGTTCTTGATCATTGGAAACAAGACTGCTTGCAAAGCAAAGGAGATTTTTCCATATATTAAAGATGAAAAGGTGTGGCTTGGAAGGTCGATTCACAGCGGAGGAATGTGGATGCGCTTACCAAAGGGAACTATTGCTGAAAGCAAGAATGCACGGGAGGAAGACGGGTTCACAATTGTAAATGTTGCTGGCGTTCGCTGGTTCACCAATCTAAAGTCTGTTCAGCATCAGGGAGGAGTTTCCCTGGAAGGAAACTATTATTCTCCAGATCAGAATCCAAAGTATTTGAACTACGATGCGATTGATGTCGAATCCGTAAATAAGATCCCCTGTGATTACGAAGGAGAAATGGGTGTTCCAATCAGTATTTTTGACAAGCTTGATACCGACCAGTTTGAGCTGGTCGGCATTATGAGTAATCCAGAGACCTTGCCTGGTATTCGTGTTATAGGGCCAGAGTGGGTTGATCTATATAGAAGTCAGGGAGGGACTGGACATATCACTGCGAACATGAAATCTCTGGTTGGCATTGATGCAAACGGGAACGCCGTTTCATATTACGAGAGAGTTATTATTAGAAACAAAAATCCCAAGCCGAGGAGGAACATCTAA
- a CDS encoding UvrDREP helicase, translating into MEYALTADHHRVHAFDAEKGQEYYCPVCGNQVIPRQGEVNSWHFAHVTSCMDDWKYDMSEWHRGWQSRFPENVREIVVEHRGECHRADILMGGYVIEFQHSPISAGEFERRNKFYTRADYKVIWVFDETYAFGNEYISSSLDDENKFVWKWPNRALASVVPQRSTDIAVVLQLTEDHDDDGCEWLVKVEWAIVDDDGYADYRRFFIDDGFAPDLFTEDGLQNILLSKRKRFDAFLRDNQPYAPKCSRIKGNPRDWYICPKTHDWHNNQCRECQNNLINEFRTGTDYRQGGLFFYCAYPRIIHEADKYGEVHLPFIRF; encoded by the coding sequence TTGGAATATGCTTTGACAGCGGATCATCACCGCGTTCACGCATTCGATGCAGAGAAGGGGCAAGAGTATTACTGTCCTGTGTGCGGCAACCAGGTGATTCCTCGCCAGGGCGAAGTCAATTCGTGGCACTTCGCTCATGTGACCTCGTGTATGGATGACTGGAAATACGATATGTCTGAATGGCACCGAGGATGGCAATCGCGTTTTCCCGAAAATGTTCGTGAGATTGTCGTGGAACACAGGGGCGAATGCCATCGTGCAGACATCTTGATGGGCGGCTATGTCATTGAGTTTCAGCACAGTCCGATTTCTGCCGGTGAATTTGAACGGCGCAATAAGTTCTACACGAGGGCCGACTATAAGGTGATTTGGGTGTTCGATGAGACCTACGCCTTTGGGAATGAGTATATCTCCAGCAGCCTGGATGATGAGAACAAGTTTGTGTGGAAGTGGCCGAATCGCGCGCTCGCTTCAGTTGTTCCTCAGCGATCCACAGATATAGCAGTCGTTCTGCAGCTCACCGAAGACCATGATGACGACGGTTGCGAATGGCTCGTGAAGGTGGAGTGGGCGATCGTAGACGATGACGGGTATGCTGACTATCGCCGATTCTTCATTGATGATGGTTTTGCGCCAGATCTTTTTACTGAAGACGGCCTACAAAACATTCTGTTGAGCAAGCGGAAGCGGTTTGATGCCTTCCTCCGTGATAACCAACCCTATGCGCCGAAGTGCAGCCGAATCAAGGGTAATCCACGGGACTGGTACATATGCCCGAAAACGCACGATTGGCATAACAACCAATGCCGGGAATGTCAGAACAATTTAATCAACGAGTTCCGGACAGGAACGGATTATAGGCAAGGAGGTTTGTTCTTCTACTGTGCTTATCCTCGCATTATCCATGAAGCGGATAAGTATGGAGAGGTGCATCTCCCATTCATTCGATTTTAA